A genomic window from Chanos chanos chromosome 14, fChaCha1.1, whole genome shotgun sequence includes:
- the cmya5 gene encoding cardiomyopathy-associated protein 5: MDPKLQDESDKTDPELQELQEESSEAILMDDEDEIEELHNSLKEVVQDPSVKPKLQCLMVDPSFSMVTVQSEDSGIVWETASSRCSTPWASDASSTSESYNVEGSGKQGKIVIIMDEEKVIRKRKRTSSRGKLGERLKRPSSRLSGGGSAIGTERPAMTEVSVPNIRSENPEDGQPTESKVDKDQDLFNLISEGYEILNIVVPSRLPTVDEEDSTELADNLSYLEDTPKIKSKCKHHDTKLVESHSAAVGIDVIEVKEDQRDQGSSPAADNKQTKKDTTGDMDYLEKFTLLDPNMPEELLADDDEEEPERLSVQPDEPLKTTEEPSESLDDSFVIVTDVEILNDHLDDVFYGNTHEPTDESPNEDTRHDTSETAKPLKESGSRLFGSEEDILTPIFLSPGPPKIIDPILLEEPTALSFHYSDLYEDAVGDRRKDDDHSDAESNISEKSFKRRLSDSDDADGYLEKFILKDETPAVEDPPDVEDTAEDRTIWPQSKFELTGSLVRVREEKESEEEISSGKTNIEEKGEHGQAITEQTEAADFTEEEDCSKAQATEAGIAISEDSVLQAEDSTETLKAMVKEESKDSAGAQEVKSLTETVVADCEEQQHATEILEPVSHEGGKTDVEEDAEKLGSVCKTEDIKSDIQESESIVKEATSDLKGKAEVPQEERDVDKPEETATLASSVASESVHADGASEKEHTEPNAAAESQGPEIVTEELTTDKEEIKISDIVIQPAVEEVKADDTTENATTVDEPVIMIHDSRKELPDEQMELATMATEQEKREGEVKHSDQALAEIQGPESVPQEEIPSKISKHKPEMMENGQVQEKIEKVRDVVEIQTEEIKHSSEAAGEIRGPETVSQQDKPEVIEQGQVQEELGEVSDAVQLETEEIKHSSEASTDTHGPETVSQQDKPEVIEKGQDQEQSGELRDAVQLETEEIKHSSEASTDTHRPDTVSQEDKSEVIEKGQDQEQSGELRDAVQLETEEIKHSSEASTDIHRPDTVSQEDKSEVIEKKQVQSKLEEVKDAAISPEIQTEEVKVESATEIKDSETVSQEDKPEVIENGQVQDKSEEIKDVAHLNTDKTKHSSEASTEMHGPETVGKEGKPEVIIHGQVQDKLEEVKDAAMSDEVQAEVVKTETATGIKGPEPVSQEESPSAVLEVKPEVVENEQARGKLDEIMDTTTPAEIQVPESEKQDLPGDEAKTTVDTVSEIQEPEIIEDIKADLTEKKEQEFEIVMETPSVQETEILADVPKDEETKETDTINCTAAHSVQDGVQHEVIPDSHIPEKSAVLSETNKDIGLGNEMARDDNRKAIDDLVREDQIESTVMVLKDTHTDSIVEAPAKTEETEVLTPLVPTEPINKKEKSDKTGSVSHDLPSDTITETPEMISPSPKAAIGDSSPRVSPLVPKEGKDHKEANEPESILNDRHTDVLIVPERVSAVPEVEVEESSTMRVSPTDEIEGSDEEADQRMEFEDRSLFSPLRSFTPLEDLSGFGQEITEPEFPQYGDAHDKTAEELDYEMVSEKEVRQSEAEITKIKENKEHLELHHVEKDVLDHPADQSVEAEYEFVEGGDSAQVTLDRQFEEEGGAQAVDTFCLSCRSPISAIDKLFGAHQNHEVCTLDKAYDDIKNKLSEWISVLQERYENVEDFVSELELAYNSVEEHFKSREQAMEAQNEEVLKLVMDQYNEMSQAMEEEKKTKLEQLYDQIVSFQENIDSAKETLEKTAKDMDESDMDESDQLAFVTSSKDIDTRLSAALESTMSLELGPRGLPVFEDYAKGSSGNGQKNRQAIPVPQKPHLQAQEANSATSTSVTVYWTVNEGDIIDCFQVYCMEDPQGAISEEYRVTVKESYCTLEDLEPDKCYKVWVMAVNYTGCSLPSERLSFRTAPSVPVIQTENCTILWDSATLRWSSPQPSAVDSYTLEYCRQYACEGEGLRSISGIKACEHKVLLLPNENYLFYIKSVNGAGSSEQSEAALISTRGTRFHLLKETDNSVLQVSEDSNSVRYPAETFHEMSSLIECPEVLGELLPPVGHYYWETVVAGCKAYRIGVAYHGLPRDSPVGENSASWCLHCVPTSISCRFELLHNSVQSDIFVTDVPACIGTLLDFTQGKLFFFNTKNGQQLGSFQHKFTQPCHAVFGLENPGNLDLHMTLEAPEFAKHC, translated from the exons ATGGATCCTAAGTTACAAGACGAATCTGACAAAACTGACCCAGAATTACAGGAATTACAAGAAGAGTCATCGGAGGCTATCCTTATGGACGATGAAGATGAAATAGAGGAGCTACACAACAG TTTAAAGGAAGTAGTACAAGATCCATCTGTGAAGCCTAAACTCCAGTGTCTGATGGTGGATCCATCCTTCTCCATGGTGACGGTTCAAAGTGAGGATAGTGGGATAGTATGGGAGACTGCGTCCAGCAGGTGCTCTACGCCCTGGGCCTCCGACGCCAGCTCCACCTCAGAGTCGTATAATGTGGAGGGCTCTGGAAAGCAGGGCAAGATTGTCATCATTATGGACGAGGAGAAAGTGAttaggaaaaggaaaagaacaagCAGCAGAGGCAAGTTGGGTGAGCGTTTGAAGAGGCCTAGCTCCAGACTGTCAGGTGGTGGAAGTGCCATAGGAACAGAAAGGCCTGCAATGACTGAAGTGTCTGTGCCCAATATAAGATCAGAAAACCCTGAAGATGGCCAGCCAACGGAAAGTAAAGTGGATAAGGATCAAGATTTATTTAACCTCATTTCTGAGGGCTATGAAATACTTAATATAGTTGTTCCCTCAAGGCTTCCTACAGTAGATGAGGAAGATAGCACTGAATTGGCAGACAATTTATCCTACTTGGAAGATACCCCAAAGATAAAATCAAAGTGTAAGCATCATGACACAAAACTTGTAGAAAGCCACTCTGCAGCTGTAGGGATAGATGTAATCGAAGTAAAGGAAGATCAGAGAGACCAGGGTTCTTCTCCAGCTGCAGATAATAAACAGACTAAGAAGGATACAACGGGCGATATGGATTATTTAGAGAAATTCACGCTACTTGACCCAAACATGCCTGAAGAATTActtgctgatgatgatgaagaggagccAGAACGCCTAAGCGTTCAACCGGACGAGCCATTAAAAACTACAGAGGAACCTTCTGAATCATTGGACGATAGTTTCGTCATCGTCACTGATGTTGAAATACTCAATGACCATCTTGACGACGTATTTTATGGAAACACCCATGAGCCAACTGATGAGTCACCAAATGAAGACACTAGGCATGACACAAGTGAAACCGCTAAGCCTCTGAAGGAGAGTGGATCTAGATTGTTTGGGAGCGAAGAGGATATTCTAACACCTATTTTCCTTTCACCGGGCCCACCAAAAATTATAGATCCTATTCTCCTCGAGGAGCCAACTGCACTGTCATTCCACTACTCAGACCTGTATGAGGATGCTGTCGGTGACAGGAGGAAGGATGATGACCACTCAGATGCAGAGAGCAACATATCTGAAAAGTCATTCAAAAGACGGCTGTCTGATTCAGATGATGCAGACGGCTATCTGGAGAAATTCATTTTGAAGGATGAGACTCCAGCGGTTGAAGATCCACCTGATGTAGAAGACACAGCAGAAGATAGAACAATATGGCCGCAAAGTAAATTTGAGCTGACTGGTTCTTTAGTACGGGTGAGGGAAGAAAAGGAATCAGAGGAGGAAATAAGTTCAGGCAAAACAAAcatagaggagaaaggtgaaCATGGACAAGCCATCACTGAGCAGACAGAAGCTGCAGATTTCACAGAGGAGGAAGACTGCAGTAAAGCACAAGCCACTGAAGCTGGGATAGCGATCAGTGAAGACAGTGTGCTGCAGGCTGAGGATTCCACTGAGACGCTTAAAGCGATGGTTAAAGAAGAAAGCAAGGACAGTGCTGGTGCTCAGGAGGTCAAAAGCTTGACTGAGACCGTTGTTGCTGATTGTGAAGAACAACAACATGCGACGGAAATTCTTGAGCCTGTAAGTCATGAAGGAGGTAAAACAGATGTGGAAGAAGATGCTGAGAAACTAGgaagtgtgtgtaaaacagaagACATCAAAAGTGACATTCAGGAATCCGAAAGCATTGTGAAAGAAGCTACTAGTGATTTGAAAGGAAAAGCTGAGGTGCCACAAGAAGAACGAGATGTTGACAAACCAGAGGAAACGGCCACTCTTGCATCATCTGTTGCTTCTGAATCTGTCCATGCTGATGGTGCATCTGAAAAAGAACATACAGAGCCCAATGCAGCAGCTGAGAGTCAAGGACCTGAAATAGTCACTGAAGAGTTAACCACAGataaagaagaaataaagatTTCAGATATAGTTATACAACCTGCCGTAGAGGAGGTAAAGGCAGATGACACCACTGAAAATGCAACTACAGTGGATGAACCAGTGATCATGATCCATGACAGTAGAAAAGAGCTGCCAGATGAACAAATGGAATTagctaccatggcaacagaacaagagaaaagagagggagaggtcaaACATTCTGATCAGGCACTGGCAGAGATTCAGGGTCCTGAAAGTGTTCCTCAGGAAGAAATCCCCAGcaaaatttcaaaacataaacCTGAAATGATGGAGAACGGACAGGTGCAAGAAAAAattgagaaagtgagagatgtAGTTGAGATTCAGACAGAAGAGATTAAACATTCTAGTGAGGCGGCTGGAGAGATTCGTGGGCCTGAAACAGTAAGTCAGCAAGATAAACCCGAAGTGATCGAACAGGGACAGGTTCAAGAAGAATTAGGGGAAGTAAGCGATGCAGTTCAGCTTGAGACCGAAGAGATCAAACATTCTAGTGAagcatccacagacacacatgggcCTGAAACAGTAAGTCAGCAAGATAAACCCGAAGTGATTGAAAAGGGACAGGATCAAGAACAATCAGGGGAATTGAGAGATGCAGTTCAGCTTGAGACCGAAGAGATCAAACATTCTAGTGAagcatccacagacacacataggcCTGACACAGTAAGTCAGGAAGATAAATCTGAAGTGATTGAAAAGGGACAGGATCAAGAACAATCAGGGGAATTGAGAGATGCAGTTCAGCTTGAGACCGAAGAGATCAAACATTCTAGTGAAGCATCCACAGACATACATAGGCCTGACACAGTAAGTCAGGAGGATAAATCTGAAGTGATTGAAAAGAAACAGGTTCAGAGCAAATTAGAGGAGGTGAAGGATGCAGCTATATCACCTGAGATACAAACTGAAGAGGTCAAAGTAGAGTCAGCAACAGAGATTAAAGACTCTGAAACCGTAAGTCAGGAAGACAAACCCGAGGTGATTGAAAATGGACAGGTTCAGGACAAGTCAGAGGAAATAAAAGATGTAGCTCATCTCAACACTGACAAGACCAAACATTCTAGTGAGGCATCCACAGAGATGCATGGGCCTGAAACAGTAGGTAAGGAAGGTAAACCTGAAGTGATCATACATGGACAGGTTCAGGACAAATTAGAGGAGGTTAAGGATGCTGCTATGTCAGATGAGGTACAAGCTGAAGTggtcaaaacagagacagcaaCAGGCATTAAAGGGCCTGAACCTGTAAGTCAGGAAGAAAGCCCCAGTGCAGTTTTAGAAGTTAAACCTGAAGTAGTTGAGAATGAACAGGCTCGTGGCAAATTAGACGAAATAATGGATACGACTACACCAGCTGAAATTCAGGTGCCAGAGAGTGAAAAGCAGGATCTACCTGGAGATGAAGCGAAAACTACAGTAGACACTGTTAGTGAGATACAAGAACCTGAAATAATTGAGGATATCAAAGCAGAtctcacagaaaagaaagaacaagaattTGAGATTGTGATGGAGACTCCATCAGTTCAGGAAACAGAAATACTAGCTGATGTCCCCAAAGATgaagaaacaaaggaaacagataCAATAAATTGCACAGCTGCTCATAGTGTTCAGGATGGTGTACAGCATGAAGTCATTCCAGATAGCCACATACCAGAGAAATCAGCTGTCctcagtgaaacaaacaaagatataGGTTTGGGAAATGAGATGGCCAGAGATGACAATCGTAAAGCCATTGATGATCTAGTCAGAGAGGATCAAATTGAATCAACAGTTATGGTTTTgaaagatacacacactgattccATAGTGGAAGCCCCAGCCAAgactgaggagacagaggtgttGACACCCCTTGTGCCAACAGAACCaataaacaaaaaggaaaagagtgaCAAGACTGGCAGTGTTTCACACGATCTACCATCTGATACCATAACAGAAACCCCTGAGATGATTTCTCCAAGTCCAAAAGCAGCGATAGGAGACTCATCACCGAGAGTGTCACCTCTAGTTCCGAAAGAGGGTAAAGATCATAAGGAGGCCAATGAACCGGaaagtattttaaatgacagacacacagatgtccTCATAGTTCCAGAGAGAGTGTCTGCTGTTCCAGAGGTGGAGGTAGAAGAATCATCTACAATGAGGGTATCGCCAACGGACGAAATTGAAGGAAGCGATGAAGAGGCCGATCAAAGGATGGAATTTGAAGACAGGAGCCTGTTTTCACCACTCAGGAGTTTTACCCCTCTGGAGGATCTGTCTGGCTTTGGTCAAGAGATCACAGAACCTGAGTTTCCCCAATACGGAGACGctcatgacaaaacagcagaggagctggactATGAGATGGTCTCTGAAAAAGAAGTGAGACAGTCTGAGGCTGAAATAAccaaaatcaaagaaaacaaggaaCACCTGGAACTCCACCATGTTGAAAAAGATGTTCTAGACCATCCTGCTGATCAATCAGTTGAAGCAGAGTATGAGTTCGTTGAAGGTGGGGATAGTGCCCAAGTGACATTGGATAGACAATttgaagaggaaggaggagcTCAAGCTGTGGATACTTTCTGCCTTTCCTGTCGTTCGCCCATCTCGGCAATTGATAAGCTTTTTGGTGCACATCAAAATCATGAAGTGTGCACATTGGACAAGGCTTATGATGACATCAAG AATAAACTGAGTGAGTGGATATCTGTTTTGCAAGAAAGATATGAAAATGTTGAGGACTTCGTCTCAGAACTTGAGCTGGCTTACAACTCAGTGGAG GAACACTTTAAGAGCAGAGAGCAGGCCATGGAGGCACAGAATGAGGAGGTGCTGAAACTGGTGATGGACCAGTACAATGAGATGTCTCAGGCTatggaggaagaaaagaagactAAGTTAGAGCAGCTCTACGATCAGATTGTCTCCTTCCAGGAAAACATTGACTCTGCTAAAGAGACCTTGGAGAAGACTGCTAAGGATATGGATGAGTCAGATATGGACGAGTCAGACCAGCTTGCTTTTGTGACT TCGTCCAAAGACATTGACACAAG GCTCAGTGCGGCTTTGGAATCCACCATGTCTCTGGAGCTGGGCCCACGAGGTCTGCCTGTGTTTGAAGACTATGCCAAGGGCTCCTCCGGAAATGGCCAGAAAAATCGCCAAGCTATTCCAG TGCCTCAAAAACCACACCTCCAGGCTCAGGAGGCAAATTCTGCCACCAGCACCTCTGTCACTGTCTATTGGACAGTTAATGAAGGAGATATTATCGACTGCTTCCAGGTCTACTGCATGGAAGACCCACAGGGAG CCATCTCTGAAGAGTACAGAGTGACTGTGAAGGAGAGCTACTGTACTCTGGAGGACCTGGAGCCAGATAAGTGCTATAAAGTGTGGGTGATGGCTGTGAACTACACAGGTTGTAGCCTACCCAGTGAGAGACTGTCCTTCAGAACGG CCCCATCTGTGCCCGTGATCCAAACTGAGAATTGCACTATTCTTTGGGACTCCGCCACCCTTCGCTGGAGCTCTCCTCAGCCCAGTGCTGTGGATAGCTACACCCTGGAGTACTGCCGCCAGTACGCCTGTGAGGGAGAGGGGCTAAG GTCCATATCTGGAATAAAGGCATGTGAACATAAGGTCCTCCTGTTGCCCAATGAGAATTACCTCTTCTACATCAAATCTGTTAATGGAGCTGGGTCTAGTGAacagagtgaagctgctctcatCTCTACTAGAG GCACAAGGTTTCACTTACTGAAGGAAACAGATAACTCAGTGCTTCAAGTTTCAGAGGACAGCAACTCAGTACGCTACCCAGCAGAAACGTTCCACGAGATGTCTTCTCTCATCGA GTGTCCAGAGGTACTGGGAGAGCTTTTGCCCCCAGTTGGACATTATTACTGGGAGACAGTGGTGGCAGGCTGCAAAGCCTATCGGATTGGCGTAGCTTATCATGGACTTCCCCGTGACAGCCCCGTGGGTGAAAACAGTGCCTCCTGGTGTCTCCACTGCGTACCTACATCCATTAG CTGCAGGTTCGAACTCCTCCACAACAGTGTGCAGTCAGATATTTTTGTGACTGATGTGCCTGCTTGCATTGGCACGCTGCTGGACTTCACCCAAGGCAAATTGTTCTTCTTCAACACTAAGAATGGGCAGCAGCTTGGCTCTTTCCAACACAAGTTCACACAGCCCTGCCATGCTGTGTTTGGCCTGGAGAACCCTGGGAACCTGGATCTGCACATGACATTGGAGGCACCAGAGTTTGCTAAGCATTGCTAA
- the tent2 gene encoding LOW QUALITY PROTEIN: poly(A) RNA polymerase GLD2 (The sequence of the model RefSeq protein was modified relative to this genomic sequence to represent the inferred CDS: substituted 3 bases at 3 genomic stop codons), translated as MLPRSPTLSHNHGQTKLNDAVSRRHIPNDFSQQQWVETQLNVTNSNFRGNNLNGFPVISTTYQWAPRHYIPPSNPNRLRPGNRKRGGDRQDQYDLKKQRISSPGPYDRPIKGTSSSPAPRPGAGTSRREEARSDLFPPMRLPIAHKPVGYVPFLREESHPNARYSLPLSSVKDKLSHQILELFLACEQRSDDLEKKELCRAHLQTDIQSLFPTAQVFLAGSSLNGFGTRSSDADLCLVIQEGPVNQKTDAVYILSLVQKFLMXFXIKFCYFXLTAYIERPRLIRAKVPILKFRDKVSGVEFDLNVNNVVGIRNTFLLRTYAYIEKRVRPIILVIKKWASHHGINDASRGTLSSYTLVLMVLHYLQTLPEPVIPCLQMDYPECFSPTMDIHLVPTGPRNIPPYVSKNQSSLGDLFLGFLKYYATVFRWDKLVISVREAKVLPKPSCKEWRDKFICVEEPFDGSNTARAVHEKVKFDVIKEQFMESWQILQLRKDLNFILPTKETKPKR; from the exons ATGTTGCCCAGGTCTCCAACCTTATCCCATAATCATGGGCAAACAAAACTTAATGATGCCGTCAGTCGACGTCATATTCCAAATGATTTCTCACAGCAGCAATGGGTTGAGACACAACTGAACGTAACAAACTCAAA tTTCCGTGGCAACAACTTAAATGGATTTCCAGTAATCAGCACAACCTATCAGTGGGCACCAAGACATTACATACCTCCCAGTAATCCTAATAGGTTAAGACCGGGGAACAgaaa gagaggaggagaccgCCAGGACCAGTATGACTTGAAAAAACAGCGCATCAGTTCCCCGGGCCCTTACGATCGACCAATCAAAGGCACCAGCTCCTCTCCAGCACCTCGGCCAGGAGCTGGTACATCCCGACGGGAAGAGGCCAGGAGTGACCTCTTTCCTCCCATGCGCTTACCCATTGCCCACAAACCAGTGGGTTATGTCCCATTCCTTAGGGAAGAATCACATCCCAATGCCCGTTATTCTCTGCCACTGTCCTCGGTCAAGGACAAG ctcagtcATCAGATTCTGGAGCTCTTTCTTGCTTGTGAGCAGAGGAGTGACGATCTGGAGAAGAAGGAGCTTTGTCGAGCACACCTGCAGACGGACATTCAGTCCCTATTTCCAA CTGCTCAGGTTTTTTTGGCTGGATCCTCCCTTAACGGTTTCGGCACTAGGAGTAGTGATGCTGATCTCTGTCTTGTGATTCAAGAGGGACCC GTTAACCAGAAAACAGATGCCGTGTATATTCTTAGTCTTGTACAAAAGTT TTTGATGTAGTTTTGAATCAAGTTCTGTTATTTCTGATTGACAGCTTACATTGAAAGACCTCGGCTTATTCGGGCAAAAGTGCCCATACTGAAATTCAGGGACAAAGTGAG TGGAGTGGAGTTCGATTTGAATGTAAACAATGTTGTTGGTATCAGGAACACCTTCCTGCTACGGACGTATGCATACA TTGAAAAACGGGTTCGTCCCATCATCCTTGTGATCAAGAAATGGGCTAGTCATCACGGAATCAACGACGCAAGCCGCGGGACGCTGAGTAGCTACACACTGGTCCTTATGGTTCTGCATTACCTTCAGA CTCTGCCTGAGCCAGTCATTCCCTGCCTTCAAATGGATTATCCT GAGTGTTTCAGCCCCACAATGGATATCCATCTCGTGCCAACCGGACCCAGAAACATACCCCCGTATGTGTCAAAGAACCAGTCGTCTCTGGGAGACCTGTTCCTCGGTTTCTTGAAGTACTACGCCACGGTTTTCAG ATGGGACAAACTCGTGATTTCAGTGCGTGAAGCCAAAGTTCTTCCCAAGCCAAGCTGCAAGGAGTGGAGAGACAAGTTCATCTGTGTGGAAG aacctTTTGACGGATCAAACACTGCCAGAGCTGTCCATGAGAAAGTGAAATTTGATGTCATCAAAGAGCAATTTATGGAG TCCTGGCAGATTCTTCAGCTGAGGAAGGATCTGAATTTCATCTTGCCCACGAaggaaaccaaaccaaaaagaTAA